The Lycium barbarum isolate Lr01 chromosome 9, ASM1917538v2, whole genome shotgun sequence genome has a segment encoding these proteins:
- the LOC132611536 gene encoding small ribosomal subunit protein uS2c-like produces the protein MTRRYWNINLEEMMEAGVHFGHGTRKWNPKMAPYISAKRKGIHITNLTRTARFLSEACDLVFDAASRGKQFLIVGTKNKAVDSVEWAAIRARCHYVNKKWLGGMLTNWSTTETRLHKFRDLRMEQKTRRLNRLPKRDATMLKRQLSRLQTYLGGIKYMTGVPDIVIIVDQHEEYTALRECITLGIPTICLTDTNCDPDLADISIPANDDAISSIRLILNKLVFAICEGRSSYIRNP, from the coding sequence ATGACAAGAAGATATTGGAACATAAATTTGGAAGAGATGATGGAGGCAGGAGTTCATTTTGGTCATGGTACTAGGAAATGGAATCCTAAAATGGCGCCTTATATCTCGGCAAAGCGTAAGGGTATTCATATTACAAATCTTACTAGAACTGCTCGTTTTTTATCAGAAGCTTGTGATTTAGTTTTTGACGCAGCAAGTAGGGGAAAACAATtcttaattgttggtaccaaaaATAAAGCAGTTGATTCAGTAGAGTGGGCTGCAATAAGGGCCCGGTGTCATTATGTTAATAAAAAATGGCTTGGCGGTATGTTAACGAATTGGTCCACTACAGAAACAAGACTTCATAAGTTCAGGGACTTGAGAATGGAACAAAAAACAAGGAGACTCAATCGTCTCCCGAAAAGAGATGCAACTATGTTGAAAAGACAATTATCTCGCTTGCAAACATATCTGGGCGGGATTAAATATATGACAGGGGTACCCGATATTGTAATCATCGTTGATCAGCACGAAGAATATACGGCCCTGCGAGAGTGTATTACTTTAGGAATTCCAACAATTTGTTTAACCGATACAAATTGTGACCCCGATCTCGCAGATATTTCAATTCCAGCGAATGATGACGCCATATCCTCAATCCGATTAATTCTTAACAAATTAGTATTCGCAATTTGTGAGGGTCGTTCTAGCTATATAAGAAATCCTTGa